In Paenibacillus algicola, a genomic segment contains:
- the purM gene encoding phosphoribosylformylglycinamidine cyclo-ligase, translating into MSDTYKNAGVDIAAGNEAVERMKKHVKTTFRPEVMTDLGGFGALFQLNKDQYEEPVLVSGTDGVGTKLKLAFSMDRHDTIGIDAVAMCVNDVVVQGAEPLFFLDYLACDKVIPAKIESIVKGIADGCNQAGCSLIGGETAEMPGMYSEGEYDIAGFTVGIVDKRKMITGQSIAAGDTVIGLASSGVHSNGFSLVRKLLLEQSGYKLDQDIEALGGRLGDVLLTPTKIYVKPLLALMKEVEVKGMAHITGGGFIENIPRMLPEDVNVNIEYGSWPILPIFQLMQEQGGISNKDMFTTFNMGIGMVIVVSSAQAEQAVELLKAAGEEPYVLGQVTAGERIVTFSGADV; encoded by the coding sequence GTGTCTGATACTTATAAAAACGCCGGAGTCGATATTGCGGCAGGCAATGAAGCGGTAGAACGGATGAAAAAACACGTCAAAACAACGTTCAGGCCGGAGGTCATGACGGATCTGGGCGGATTTGGCGCTTTGTTTCAGTTGAATAAGGATCAATATGAAGAGCCGGTTCTCGTCTCCGGTACCGACGGCGTAGGCACCAAGCTGAAGCTCGCATTCTCGATGGACCGCCATGATACGATCGGGATCGATGCTGTAGCGATGTGTGTCAATGATGTCGTGGTGCAGGGTGCAGAGCCGCTCTTTTTTCTGGACTACCTGGCCTGTGACAAGGTCATTCCTGCAAAAATTGAATCCATCGTGAAAGGCATCGCAGACGGTTGTAACCAGGCGGGCTGCTCCTTGATCGGCGGCGAGACCGCGGAAATGCCAGGAATGTACAGCGAAGGCGAATATGATATCGCCGGCTTTACGGTAGGCATCGTGGACAAGCGCAAAATGATCACTGGCCAAAGCATCGCTGCCGGCGACACGGTCATTGGACTGGCGTCCAGCGGCGTGCACAGTAACGGCTTTTCGCTCGTACGCAAGCTGCTCCTGGAGCAGTCTGGCTACAAGCTGGATCAGGACATTGAAGCACTGGGAGGCCGTCTCGGGGACGTGCTGCTCACACCGACCAAGATTTATGTGAAGCCGCTGCTGGCCTTGATGAAAGAGGTAGAGGTTAAGGGCATGGCGCATATTACAGGCGGAGGCTTTATCGAGAACATTCCGCGGATGCTGCCAGAAGACGTCAATGTCAATATCGAATACGGCTCCTGGCCGATTCTGCCGATCTTCCAGCTGATGCAGGAGCAAGGCGGAATCTCGAATAAAGATATGTTCACAACCTTTAATATGGGCATTGGCATGGTGATCGTTGTCTCCAGCGCCCAGGCAGAACAAGCTGTTGAGCTGCTGAAGGCTGCAGGAGAAGAACCGTACGTGCTGGGACAGGTTACAGCAGGCGAGCGGATTGTGACCTTTTCAGGGGCGGACGTTTAA
- a CDS encoding sugar ABC transporter permease produces the protein MRQHRMIAAILSAVCMGLGQLYNRQWMKGIILTVIGAGSLYFFFNNLGDALWGITTLGEQGNRFEKVDGLTKLVPGDHSINLLIEGLIVLILLALYLIAYYANIKNAYNAGKQRDLGEKPNTMKDTLNYIFEVKFAQSFLTLPAFGILFFTVMPIIFMVMLAFTNYSAPNNLPPAKLVDWVGFETFTSLVALKSWSHTFYGVLTWTLIWAVLATVTTYFGGMLVALLIQQKGIRFKGMWRVILIIPYAIPQLISLLVMRNLFNGQFGPINQYFKYFGLNGLPWLTDPFWAKVTVIVVNMWVGIPVSMLLIMSVLTTIPKDLYEAAEVDGASGYQKFRIITLPMILFSTAPVLITQFAGNINNFNAIFLLTNGNPVVGDYQYAGATDLLVTWLYKLTLDQQRYNMASAVGIIIFLIIASFSIYNYRRSRSFREEDMIQ, from the coding sequence ATGCGTCAACATCGAATGATCGCAGCCATATTATCAGCAGTTTGTATGGGCTTGGGCCAACTGTATAATCGTCAATGGATGAAAGGCATTATTTTAACTGTGATCGGGGCGGGAAGCCTTTATTTTTTCTTTAACAATCTGGGAGATGCCCTGTGGGGAATTACAACCCTGGGAGAGCAAGGCAACCGCTTTGAGAAGGTGGATGGCCTGACCAAGCTGGTGCCGGGAGATCATTCCATCAATCTCCTGATTGAAGGGCTGATTGTTCTGATTCTGCTTGCTCTGTATCTTATCGCTTATTACGCAAACATCAAGAACGCTTATAACGCAGGAAAACAAAGGGATCTGGGCGAGAAGCCCAACACGATGAAAGACACCCTTAACTATATTTTTGAAGTCAAATTTGCACAATCCTTTCTGACGCTGCCTGCATTCGGCATTTTGTTCTTTACGGTGATGCCGATTATATTCATGGTCATGCTGGCATTTACCAACTATTCAGCGCCGAATAACCTGCCTCCGGCGAAGCTGGTGGACTGGGTCGGCTTTGAAACCTTTACCAGCCTGGTAGCGCTTAAATCATGGAGCCATACCTTCTATGGCGTATTAACCTGGACGCTGATCTGGGCGGTGCTAGCCACGGTTACGACCTATTTCGGAGGCATGCTCGTTGCCCTGCTGATTCAGCAAAAAGGCATTCGCTTCAAAGGCATGTGGCGTGTCATCCTGATTATTCCTTATGCGATTCCACAGCTGATTTCCCTGCTCGTGATGCGGAATCTGTTCAACGGTCAATTCGGCCCGATTAATCAGTATTTTAAATACTTCGGTTTAAATGGCCTGCCATGGCTGACAGATCCCTTCTGGGCAAAGGTTACGGTTATCGTCGTTAATATGTGGGTCGGCATCCCTGTATCCATGCTGCTGATCATGAGTGTATTGACCACAATTCCGAAGGATTTGTATGAAGCTGCCGAAGTCGATGGAGCAAGCGGTTACCAGAAATTCAGAATTATTACTCTGCCGATGATCCTGTTCTCGACAGCACCCGTGCTGATCACACAGTTCGCCGGTAACATCAATAACTTTAATGCGATCTTCCTGCTGACCAACGGTAACCCGGTCGTCGGCGACTATCAGTATGCCGGAGCTACCGATTTGCTTGTCACCTGGCTCTACAAGCTGACACTGGATCAGCAGCGCTATAATATGGCGTCTGCGGTCGGCATCATTATCTTCCTGATTATTGCCAGCTTCTCGATTTACAACTACCGTCGTTCCAGATCGTTCCGAGAGGAGGATATGATCCAATAA
- a CDS encoding methyl-accepting chemotaxis protein, producing the protein MLKRLQFKSVGMKLFMIFFTAVLLLTSVLGWVALSVSRSIVLEQVSEATAGQLAQAADKVDFLFSQYEGISKQLAVDTLLREDLVIVSDPAVSIVNKTAAEARIRERLNGAVQMDSKLQGVRLVSLDLSTSTSYSSVGSSGTTSSEAIQAKMEHIVKANGQVVWFPTEIKGFMGNETKASISMGRLLKNLNFPRATYVLVIDVKERAIGDMLSNIQIGESGSIRMVTAEGRIVHDPDAQLLMSQSDLELPQQDEAEQGAFYTDQDEMVVVEAMSTAPWVLAGYAPTDDFLQAADKLLWVTLAVIAAAIGIALLLGWFMMRHVGKPLNDMCLLMEQGEQGNLKVRTSFPHRQDEIGRLGLSFNRMMEQISGLADQTRASAVQVLATAEELADVSRSTSQTAGEIAAAMEQVAQGAGSLSQQAENENALAEHIGVQMGRVTQSHEVMQEAADRVLQVAGQGSRHMHHLVEKTEEIHQVNQQMVQRAEQLKDKASSIHKILELMNEIAKQTNILSMNATIEAARAGAAGKGFMVVADEIRELADSSKRSIHTVAGMTREIQEGVQHTVETLNRSAPLFDEQLQSVGEAQERFHNVQKQMDHFLVEIQGSTHSIQELLDAQQELTGSIASAASIVQESSAATEEVASMASQQHKVSERLVGLSGQLEQLSEQLKESLVKFRT; encoded by the coding sequence ATGTTAAAGCGCTTACAATTCAAGTCGGTCGGGATGAAGCTGTTTATGATCTTTTTTACAGCAGTGCTGCTGCTCACTTCGGTGCTGGGCTGGGTCGCGCTCTCTGTCTCCCGCAGCATTGTGCTGGAGCAGGTGTCGGAGGCGACCGCGGGACAGCTGGCTCAGGCAGCGGACAAGGTGGATTTTCTGTTCTCACAATATGAAGGAATCTCCAAGCAGCTGGCTGTGGATACTCTGCTGAGGGAGGATCTGGTCATTGTCAGCGATCCTGCAGTGAGCATTGTGAACAAGACAGCCGCCGAGGCTCGGATCCGGGAGCGCCTGAACGGCGCTGTGCAGATGGACAGCAAGCTGCAGGGGGTGCGCCTGGTGTCACTGGATCTTAGCACCTCGACCTCCTACAGCTCGGTAGGCTCCTCCGGGACGACCTCCTCTGAAGCGATACAGGCCAAGATGGAGCACATTGTGAAGGCGAACGGGCAGGTAGTATGGTTCCCGACAGAAATCAAAGGCTTTATGGGCAATGAAACGAAAGCATCGATAAGCATGGGAAGGCTGCTGAAGAACCTCAACTTCCCACGGGCCACCTATGTGCTCGTGATTGACGTCAAGGAACGGGCGATCGGAGACATGCTGTCCAATATTCAGATCGGCGAGAGCGGCAGCATCCGTATGGTGACAGCGGAAGGACGGATCGTCCATGATCCGGATGCCCAGCTGCTGATGAGCCAATCTGATCTTGAGCTCCCGCAGCAGGATGAAGCGGAGCAGGGAGCTTTTTATACGGACCAGGATGAAATGGTCGTGGTAGAAGCCATGAGCACAGCGCCATGGGTGCTGGCGGGATATGCACCGACGGATGATTTTTTGCAGGCGGCGGACAAGCTGTTATGGGTGACGTTAGCAGTCATTGCGGCAGCCATCGGGATTGCCCTGCTCCTCGGGTGGTTCATGATGCGGCATGTTGGCAAGCCGCTGAATGATATGTGCTTATTGATGGAGCAGGGAGAACAGGGCAACTTGAAGGTACGGACCTCGTTTCCTCACCGGCAGGATGAGATTGGAAGGCTGGGGTTGAGCTTTAACCGGATGATGGAGCAGATTTCGGGCCTGGCTGATCAGACCCGGGCTTCAGCCGTACAGGTGCTGGCTACTGCGGAGGAGCTGGCCGATGTATCCCGCTCGACCTCCCAGACGGCTGGTGAAATTGCGGCGGCGATGGAGCAGGTCGCTCAGGGTGCCGGCAGCCTCAGCCAGCAGGCGGAGAATGAAAATGCTCTGGCCGAGCATATCGGGGTTCAGATGGGTCGGGTTACGCAGTCTCATGAGGTGATGCAGGAAGCGGCAGACCGGGTGCTGCAGGTTGCGGGCCAAGGAAGTCGTCATATGCATCATCTGGTAGAAAAAACGGAGGAGATTCATCAGGTGAATCAGCAGATGGTTCAGCGTGCGGAGCAGCTGAAGGACAAAGCCTCCTCGATCCACAAAATCCTGGAGCTGATGAATGAGATTGCGAAGCAGACGAATATTTTATCCATGAATGCGACGATTGAAGCTGCCCGGGCAGGAGCAGCGGGCAAGGGCTTCATGGTCGTGGCGGATGAAATTCGGGAGCTGGCGGATTCCTCCAAGCGCTCGATTCATACCGTTGCCGGCATGACCCGGGAAATTCAAGAGGGGGTCCAGCATACCGTGGAAACACTGAATCGCTCCGCTCCGCTGTTTGATGAGCAGCTGCAGTCGGTAGGTGAAGCACAGGAGAGATTTCATAATGTGCAGAAGCAGATGGATCACTTCCTGGTTGAAATTCAGGGCTCAACGCATTCCATTCAGGAGCTGCTAGATGCTCAGCAGGAACTGACCGGCTCGATCGCTTCGGCGGCTTCCATCGTTCAAGAGAGCAGTGCGGCGACCGAGGAGGTGGCTTCCATGGCGTCCCAGCAGCATAAAGTAAGCGAACGGCTCGTGGGCCTGTCCGGTCAGCTGGAGCAGCTGTCGGAGCAGCTGAAGGAATCGCTGGTGAAGTTTAGAACATAA
- a CDS encoding sugar ABC transporter substrate-binding protein — protein MKMKKVMTLAAAFTMAFSITACGGNTAAPAPETPTPAENTPKTEAPPANSPELAPEEGAKLVVWESKDERAYTDEVIKAFTEKYGVEVTLEELAPTDQLTKLAQDGPSGLAADVVIFPHDQLGRAVSSNLVLPNDYFDVETREANSEAAIQGASFDGVLYGYPRAAETYLMYYNKDLVQEAPASFEDVIEFGKSFTDNTKNKYAIMWETGNLYFTYPFLASNGGYIFGSNGTDVNDIGINNEGAVKSMEVYQSLNEILPVKAGDITPDIKRALFNEGDLAIDINGPWELAGYKAALGDKLGVAPIPTIAGQPAVSLSGIKAWYVNANSQYPNAARLFANFATNEENQLKLSELVGSVPTNKAAQESDQIKNDPYLSAFTEQFNSSVPMPSVPEMNNVWSPVGAALTEIWDNNKDIKASLDNAVNQLKELNSGAAK, from the coding sequence ATGAAGATGAAAAAGGTTATGACACTCGCCGCTGCGTTCACTATGGCATTCTCGATCACAGCATGCGGAGGCAACACAGCAGCTCCAGCTCCGGAAACTCCAACACCTGCTGAAAATACACCAAAGACGGAAGCTCCACCAGCCAATTCCCCAGAGCTGGCACCTGAAGAAGGCGCTAAGCTGGTCGTTTGGGAAAGTAAAGACGAAAGAGCTTACACGGATGAAGTTATAAAAGCATTTACCGAAAAATATGGTGTAGAAGTTACCCTGGAAGAGCTGGCTCCAACGGATCAGCTGACTAAGCTGGCACAGGATGGACCATCCGGCCTCGCCGCTGACGTTGTGATCTTCCCGCATGACCAGCTGGGTAGAGCGGTATCCTCCAATCTGGTACTGCCAAATGACTACTTCGATGTAGAGACGAGAGAAGCAAACTCTGAAGCAGCAATTCAGGGCGCATCCTTCGATGGCGTACTGTATGGCTACCCTCGTGCAGCTGAAACCTACCTGATGTACTACAACAAGGATTTGGTTCAGGAAGCGCCTGCAAGCTTCGAAGACGTTATTGAATTTGGCAAAAGCTTCACTGACAACACGAAAAACAAGTATGCGATCATGTGGGAAACGGGTAACCTGTACTTCACTTATCCGTTCCTGGCTTCCAACGGCGGCTACATCTTCGGAAGCAACGGTACAGATGTGAATGATATCGGGATCAACAATGAAGGCGCTGTAAAGAGCATGGAGGTTTACCAAAGCCTGAATGAAATTCTGCCCGTCAAAGCTGGTGACATCACTCCGGACATCAAGCGTGCACTCTTTAATGAAGGCGACCTGGCCATCGACATTAACGGTCCTTGGGAATTGGCAGGCTACAAAGCAGCACTGGGCGACAAGCTGGGCGTAGCACCGATTCCAACGATCGCAGGTCAGCCGGCTGTATCCCTGTCCGGTATTAAAGCTTGGTACGTCAATGCAAACTCCCAATATCCGAATGCTGCCCGTCTCTTCGCAAACTTCGCAACGAATGAAGAGAACCAGCTGAAGCTGAGCGAGCTCGTAGGCTCCGTACCAACCAACAAAGCAGCTCAGGAATCCGATCAAATTAAAAACGACCCGTACCTGTCCGCGTTCACAGAGCAGTTCAACAGCTCTGTACCAATGCCTTCCGTACCTGAGATGAACAATGTATGGTCTCCGGTGGGAGCGGCACTGACAGAAATCTGGGATAACAACAAAGACATTAAAGCTTCCCTGGACAACGCAGTCAATCAGCTGAAAGAGCTGAACAGCGGCGCAGCGAAGTAA
- a CDS encoding sugar ABC transporter permease translates to MGIKLKNTIRLTFSYLLLVIIAIGCIYPAAWVVLSSFRPGKSLYSKTFIPEAFTLSHYQELFTSNTFMFTTWYANTLKIAVLSMVIGTLLVLLTSYSVSRFRFKGRKNALSTILVLGMFPGFMSMIAIYILLNSLNLLNTHMALIIVYAAGAPLGGTLIMKGFLDTIPRSLDEAAKIDGATNFQIFRKIILPLSKPMITYMGLTLFVGPWVDFIFARLVLRTKENWTLAVGLWDLVNSQQNSNFTLFAAASVLIALPITILFVFLQRLLVDGMTAGASKG, encoded by the coding sequence ATGGGAATCAAGCTGAAAAACACCATTCGCCTGACGTTCAGCTACCTGCTGCTCGTGATTATCGCCATCGGTTGTATTTATCCGGCTGCCTGGGTCGTGCTGTCTTCCTTCCGTCCCGGAAAGTCGCTGTATAGCAAGACATTTATTCCGGAAGCCTTTACCCTGAGCCATTACCAGGAGCTGTTCACCTCAAACACCTTTATGTTTACAACCTGGTATGCTAATACGTTAAAAATTGCCGTGCTATCCATGGTCATCGGTACGCTGCTCGTGCTTCTGACCAGCTACTCGGTTTCCCGCTTCCGCTTTAAGGGACGGAAGAACGCACTGTCTACGATTCTCGTACTGGGTATGTTCCCGGGCTTCATGAGTATGATTGCGATTTACATTTTGCTGAATTCTCTGAATCTCCTGAACACGCATATGGCGCTGATCATCGTGTATGCGGCGGGTGCGCCGCTAGGCGGAACGTTAATTATGAAGGGCTTCCTGGATACCATTCCGCGGAGCCTGGATGAAGCCGCCAAGATTGACGGAGCTACCAACTTCCAGATTTTCCGAAAAATCATTCTGCCGCTTTCCAAGCCGATGATTACGTACATGGGTCTGACCTTATTCGTTGGTCCATGGGTGGACTTCATCTTTGCCCGCCTGGTGCTGCGGACGAAAGAAAACTGGACCCTGGCCGTCGGACTGTGGGATCTCGTAAACTCTCAGCAGAACAGTAACTTTACGCTGTTTGCGGCTGCATCTGTATTGATTGCCCTGCCGATTACGATACTGTTCGTCTTCCTGCAGCGCTTGCTGGTGGATGGTATGACTGCCGGCGCGAGCAAGGGATAA
- the purN gene encoding phosphoribosylglycinamide formyltransferase, whose translation MGSYRIAVFASGTGSNFQALLDAQRKGSLQAEIVLLVSDKPNAPVVERARNAGIEVFLFQPKDYNQREDYEREILSQLEARGVDLIVLAGYMRLLTSVLVAPYSGRMINIHPSLLPAFAGKNAIGQALEYGVKVTGVTVHFVDGGMDTGPVIAQTALDIQPGEEEAALTERIHAAEQQLYPAVVSWFAQGRIILEGRQVTVLPLR comes from the coding sequence ATGGGCTCTTACCGGATCGCCGTGTTTGCTTCCGGCACCGGGAGCAATTTTCAGGCGCTGCTGGATGCGCAGCGTAAGGGGAGCTTGCAGGCGGAAATCGTCCTGCTTGTGTCGGACAAGCCGAACGCCCCGGTTGTGGAGCGTGCCCGAAATGCCGGAATCGAGGTGTTTCTGTTTCAGCCCAAGGACTATAACCAGCGGGAGGATTATGAACGCGAGATTCTGAGTCAGCTGGAAGCACGGGGCGTAGATCTCATTGTATTGGCAGGCTATATGAGACTGCTGACCTCCGTACTGGTAGCGCCGTACAGCGGACGGATGATCAACATTCATCCGTCACTGCTGCCGGCTTTTGCAGGCAAGAACGCAATCGGACAAGCACTGGAATACGGTGTAAAGGTGACGGGAGTGACCGTGCATTTTGTCGATGGGGGCATGGATACCGGACCGGTCATTGCCCAGACGGCGCTGGACATCCAGCCCGGAGAAGAAGAAGCCGCCCTGACAGAGCGTATTCATGCTGCGGAACAGCAGCTTTATCCAGCGGTCGTTTCCTGGTTTGCTCAGGGGCGGATTATCTTGGAGGGACGTCAGGTGACGGTGCTGCCGCTGCGTTAA
- the purH gene encoding bifunctional phosphoribosylaminoimidazolecarboxamide formyltransferase/IMP cyclohydrolase, whose product MSIKRALVSVSDKTGIVEFCRELSALGVEIISTGGTKSLLAKEGVPVIGISDVTGFPEILDGRVKTLHPAVHSGLLAIRDSSEHQRQMQELGLDYIDLVVVNLYPFQETIAKPDVEYEDAIENIDIGGPTMLRSAAKNHAFVSVVVDAADYASVLEEVSASGDTTLETRKRLAAKVFRHTGAYDTLISEYLSNVTGDPLPERLSVTFEKIQDLRYGENPHQKAAFYRKPLAPAGTLTTAEQLHGKELSYNNINDANAALQIVKEFDEPAVVAVKHMNPCGVGVGATVLEAYQKAYHADPTSIFGGIVAANRTVDAETAELLKDIFLEIILAPDFTPEALELLTRKKNVRLLKMGEFGSAKERTSSLNVTSIEGGMIVQESDVHSLDAAELKVVTERQPTEEELKQLLFGWKVVKHVKSNAIVLAADDMTVGVGAGQMNRVGSARIAIEQAGEKAQGAVMASDAFFPMGDTLELAAKAGITAVIQPGGSIKDEESIKVANENGIAMVFTGVRHFKH is encoded by the coding sequence GTGAGTATCAAACGAGCGCTGGTCAGCGTCTCTGACAAAACAGGTATCGTGGAGTTTTGCCGCGAATTGTCTGCATTAGGCGTCGAAATTATTTCTACAGGCGGAACGAAATCCTTGCTGGCGAAGGAAGGCGTGCCGGTCATCGGTATTTCGGACGTAACCGGCTTTCCGGAAATTTTGGACGGACGTGTCAAAACACTGCATCCTGCGGTGCACAGCGGCCTGCTTGCCATTCGTGACAGCAGTGAGCATCAGCGTCAGATGCAGGAGCTTGGACTGGACTATATCGATCTGGTGGTCGTCAATTTGTATCCGTTCCAGGAAACAATTGCGAAGCCGGATGTTGAGTATGAGGACGCAATTGAAAATATCGACATCGGCGGTCCAACCATGCTGCGCTCTGCAGCAAAAAATCACGCGTTTGTCAGTGTTGTTGTTGATGCAGCGGACTATGCTTCCGTATTGGAAGAGGTTTCAGCAAGCGGCGATACGACGCTGGAAACGCGCAAACGCCTTGCAGCCAAGGTGTTCCGCCACACCGGCGCATACGACACCTTAATCTCCGAATATTTGTCGAATGTAACCGGCGATCCGCTGCCGGAGCGTCTCAGTGTTACTTTTGAGAAAATCCAGGATTTGCGCTATGGCGAGAATCCGCATCAGAAGGCTGCCTTCTATCGCAAGCCGCTTGCTCCAGCCGGTACGCTGACAACGGCAGAGCAGCTTCACGGGAAAGAGCTGTCCTACAACAATATTAATGACGCGAACGCAGCACTGCAGATCGTTAAGGAATTTGACGAGCCGGCTGTCGTAGCCGTCAAGCATATGAATCCATGCGGTGTTGGCGTTGGTGCAACGGTGCTGGAGGCTTACCAGAAGGCGTATCATGCCGATCCAACCTCGATTTTTGGCGGTATTGTGGCCGCGAACCGGACCGTGGATGCAGAGACTGCCGAGCTGCTGAAGGATATTTTCCTCGAAATTATCCTCGCTCCGGATTTCACGCCGGAAGCGCTGGAGCTGTTAACCCGCAAGAAGAATGTGCGCCTGCTCAAAATGGGTGAGTTCGGTTCGGCGAAGGAGCGCACATCATCCCTGAACGTAACGTCCATTGAGGGCGGGATGATCGTGCAGGAAAGTGACGTGCATTCTCTGGATGCTGCGGAGCTGAAGGTGGTCACAGAGCGTCAACCGACAGAGGAAGAGCTGAAGCAGCTGCTGTTCGGGTGGAAGGTTGTTAAGCACGTGAAATCCAATGCCATCGTTCTGGCAGCAGATGATATGACCGTCGGTGTCGGCGCCGGTCAGATGAACCGTGTCGGTTCAGCGCGGATTGCGATTGAGCAGGCAGGAGAGAAGGCTCAGGGAGCTGTAATGGCTTCCGATGCGTTCTTCCCGATGGGAGATACTCTGGAGCTGGCGGCGAAAGCAGGCATTACTGCTGTTATTCAGCCCGGCGGCTCGATCAAGGACGAAGAGTCGATCAAGGTTGCTAACGAGAACGGCATCGCCATGGTGTTTACCGGCGTAAGGCACTTCAAGCACTAA
- the purD gene encoding phosphoribosylamine--glycine ligase — protein sequence MDILVIGGGGREHAIVWALAQSPKAGSIYCAPGNAGIAQLAECVPIAVGEFEKLKAFALEKEVGLVVVGPDDPLADGIVDVLEDAGLAVFGPRKNAAEIEGSKTFMKDLLHKYSIPTAAYEKFDSYEQALTYLRSQKAPIVIKADGLAAGKGVTVAHTMEEAEQALQDIMQSKVFGEAGSRVVIEEFLEGQEMSILAFVDGETVKPMSAAQDHKPAYDGDKGPNTGGMGTYSPLPHIPSSVIEEAVEQIIKPTAKAMVAEGRPFRGVLFAGLMITPEGRVKTIEFNARFGDPETQVVLPRLKTDLLEVFLAAVNGTLAELELEWREEAAVCVILASGGYPASYPKGLPITGLESTDDTSMVFHAGTALNAEGQVVTSGGRVLGVVGLGEDIASARDNAYQRAEGITFEGKHFRTDIAAKALK from the coding sequence ATGGATATTCTGGTAATCGGCGGCGGCGGCCGCGAGCATGCAATCGTCTGGGCTTTGGCCCAAAGCCCGAAGGCGGGGAGTATTTATTGTGCGCCGGGCAATGCCGGCATCGCGCAGCTGGCGGAGTGTGTGCCCATCGCAGTCGGTGAGTTTGAAAAGCTGAAGGCATTCGCACTGGAGAAAGAGGTCGGGCTGGTTGTCGTCGGACCGGACGACCCGCTCGCGGATGGCATCGTTGACGTGCTGGAGGACGCGGGCCTGGCCGTATTTGGACCCCGTAAAAATGCAGCCGAAATTGAAGGCAGTAAAACCTTCATGAAGGATCTGCTCCACAAGTACAGCATTCCGACCGCCGCATATGAGAAATTCGACAGCTACGAGCAAGCACTGACCTACCTGCGCAGCCAGAAGGCGCCGATCGTCATTAAGGCTGACGGGCTGGCCGCCGGTAAAGGGGTAACCGTCGCTCATACGATGGAAGAGGCGGAGCAGGCGCTGCAGGATATTATGCAGTCCAAGGTGTTTGGTGAGGCTGGCAGCCGTGTCGTCATTGAGGAGTTTCTAGAGGGACAGGAGATGTCGATCCTGGCGTTTGTCGACGGAGAGACGGTCAAGCCCATGTCGGCAGCCCAGGACCATAAGCCGGCATATGACGGAGACAAGGGACCGAACACGGGCGGTATGGGAACCTATTCCCCGCTGCCTCATATTCCGTCTTCTGTCATTGAAGAAGCGGTCGAGCAGATCATTAAGCCGACAGCCAAAGCGATGGTCGCTGAAGGCCGGCCGTTCCGCGGCGTGCTGTTCGCAGGGCTGATGATTACGCCGGAAGGGCGCGTGAAGACAATCGAATTCAACGCCCGGTTTGGCGATCCGGAGACGCAGGTCGTCCTGCCGAGACTGAAGACGGATCTGCTTGAAGTGTTCCTTGCAGCGGTCAATGGTACACTTGCAGAGCTGGAGCTGGAATGGCGTGAAGAAGCAGCAGTCTGCGTTATTCTGGCGTCCGGCGGTTATCCGGCCTCGTATCCGAAGGGACTGCCGATTACCGGCCTGGAATCGACGGATGATACGTCCATGGTCTTTCATGCAGGGACGGCCTTAAATGCTGAAGGTCAGGTGGTCACAAGCGGAGGCCGGGTGCTGGGCGTTGTGGGTCTGGGTGAGGATATTGCTTCAGCCCGTGACAATGCTTATCAGCGTGCCGAAGGCATTACATTTGAAGGCAAGCATTTCCGTACCGATATTGCTGCCAAAGCGTTGAAATAG